A region of Streptomyces sp. WMMC500 DNA encodes the following proteins:
- a CDS encoding ABC transporter ATP-binding protein, translating into MIEALGLTKTYGGKTAVYNLSFTVQPGVITGFVGPNGAGKSTTMRMILGLDEPSSGSVTVGGYPYRNLPNAPRQVGALLDAKAVHGGRSARNHLRCVAQLSGIPQRRVDEVLDVVGLREVAGRRSKGFSLGMGQRLGIAGALLGDPQVLLFDEPVNGLDPEGILWIRNLMKRLASEGRTIFVSSHLMSEMALTADHLIVIGRGQLMADMSVRDFINTHSASFARVRVPDGEQAAREKLAAALTEKGAHVQAEDDGALRVGGMPLPRISDLAHDAGIRLWELSPHEASLEEAYMRMTQGAVDFRSTVDHRAGLQQPAGPVPPQGYAPPGAGYAPPMGAPGGPPAGPGMPPPAAQPGYAPPPPQGYAPPPPTAPQPPAGAPAPAPREGETRR; encoded by the coding sequence ATGATCGAAGCATTGGGTCTGACGAAGACCTACGGCGGGAAGACCGCCGTGTACAACCTTTCCTTCACCGTCCAGCCGGGCGTCATCACCGGCTTCGTCGGCCCCAACGGGGCGGGCAAGTCGACGACGATGCGCATGATCCTGGGACTCGACGAGCCGAGCAGCGGCAGCGTCACCGTGGGCGGCTATCCGTACCGCAACCTGCCCAACGCCCCCCGCCAGGTCGGCGCCCTCCTGGACGCCAAGGCGGTGCACGGCGGGCGCAGCGCCCGTAACCACCTGCGCTGCGTCGCCCAGCTCTCCGGCATCCCGCAGCGCCGCGTCGACGAGGTGCTCGACGTCGTGGGCCTGCGCGAGGTCGCGGGCCGCCGCTCCAAGGGCTTCTCGCTCGGCATGGGCCAGCGCCTCGGCATCGCCGGCGCGCTGCTCGGCGACCCGCAGGTCCTGCTCTTCGACGAGCCGGTCAACGGCCTCGACCCCGAGGGCATCCTGTGGATCCGCAACCTGATGAAGAGGCTGGCGAGCGAGGGCCGCACCATCTTCGTCTCCAGCCACCTGATGAGCGAGATGGCGCTCACCGCCGACCACCTCATCGTCATCGGCCGCGGGCAGCTCATGGCCGACATGAGCGTGCGGGACTTCATCAACACGCACTCGGCGAGCTTCGCCCGCGTCCGCGTCCCCGACGGGGAGCAGGCGGCGCGGGAGAAGCTCGCCGCCGCCCTCACCGAGAAGGGCGCGCACGTGCAGGCGGAGGACGACGGAGCGCTGCGCGTGGGCGGGATGCCGCTGCCGCGGATCAGCGACCTGGCGCACGACGCGGGGATCCGGCTGTGGGAGCTGTCGCCGCACGAGGCGTCGCTGGAGGAGGCGTACATGCGGATGACGCAGGGCGCGGTGGACTTCCGCTCCACCGTCGACCACCGCGCCGGCCTGCAGCAGCCGGCGGGCCCGGTGCCCCCGCAGGGGTACGCGCCCCCCGGGGCCGGCTACGCGCCGCCCATGGGCGCTCCGGGCGGGCCCCCGGCCGGCCCGGGCATGCCGCCGCCCGCGGCGCAGCCCGGCTACGCCCCGCCCCCGCCGCAGGGGTACGCCCCGCCCCCGCCGACCGCGCCACAGCCCCCGGCCGGCGCCCCCGCTCCCGCCCCGCGCGAAGGTGAGACCCGCCGATGA
- a CDS encoding cob(I)yrinic acid a,c-diamide adenosyltransferase — MVNLTRIYTRTGDKGTTALGDMSRVPKTDLRISAYADANEANAVIGTALALGGLSEDVSRVLTRVQNDLFDVGADLSTPVRPDPEFPPLRVEQEYVDRLEADCDRFLAELEKLRSFILPGGTTGAALLHQACTVVRRAERSTWAALEVHGETMNPLTATYLNRLSDLLFILARTANKAVGDVLWVPGGER, encoded by the coding sequence ATGGTCAACCTGACGCGGATCTACACCCGCACCGGCGACAAGGGCACCACCGCCCTCGGCGACATGAGCCGGGTGCCCAAGACCGACCTGCGGATCTCCGCCTACGCCGACGCCAACGAGGCGAACGCCGTCATCGGGACCGCCCTCGCCCTCGGCGGCCTGTCCGAGGACGTCAGCCGCGTCCTCACCCGGGTGCAGAACGACCTCTTCGACGTCGGCGCCGACCTCTCCACGCCCGTGCGGCCGGACCCGGAGTTCCCGCCGCTGCGCGTCGAGCAGGAGTACGTCGACCGGCTGGAGGCCGACTGCGACCGCTTCCTCGCCGAGTTGGAGAAGCTGCGCAGCTTCATCCTTCCGGGCGGCACGACCGGCGCGGCGCTGCTGCACCAGGCGTGCACGGTGGTGCGGCGCGCCGAGCGGTCGACGTGGGCCGCGCTGGAGGTGCACGGCGAGACCATGAACCCGCTGACGGCCACGTACCTCAACAGGCTGTCGGACCTGCTATTCATCCTTGCGCGCACGGCCAACAAGGCGGTCGGCGACGTGCTGTGGGTACCGGGCGGCGAACGCTGA
- the nucS gene encoding endonuclease NucS, protein MRLVIARCSVDYAGRLTAHLASAPRLILVKADGSVSVHADDRAYKPLNWMSPPCTLKEGEQDGVAVWTVENKAGEKLIITIEELLHDTSHELGVDPGLVKDGVEAHLQELLADRMEALGEGWTLIRREYPTAIGPVDILGRDEKGTTVAVEIKRRGEIDGVEQLTRYLELLNRDPLLAPVRGVFAAQEIKPQARVLAGDRGIDCAVLDYDALRGTDDGKLKLF, encoded by the coding sequence ATGCGCCTCGTCATCGCCCGCTGCTCCGTCGACTACGCCGGGCGGCTCACCGCCCACCTCGCCTCCGCGCCCCGGCTGATCCTGGTCAAAGCCGACGGCAGCGTCTCCGTCCATGCGGACGACCGTGCGTACAAGCCCCTCAACTGGATGTCACCGCCATGCACCCTGAAAGAAGGTGAGCAGGACGGTGTCGCCGTGTGGACGGTCGAGAACAAGGCAGGCGAAAAACTGATCATTACGATCGAGGAGCTGCTGCACGACACGTCGCACGAACTGGGCGTCGATCCCGGCCTGGTCAAGGACGGGGTGGAGGCCCACCTGCAGGAACTCCTCGCCGACCGCATGGAGGCGCTGGGCGAGGGCTGGACCCTCATCCGGCGCGAGTACCCCACGGCGATCGGCCCCGTGGACATCCTGGGCCGGGACGAGAAGGGGACGACCGTCGCGGTGGAGATCAAACGGCGCGGCGAGATCGACGGGGTGGAGCAGCTTACCCGTTATCTGGAGCTGTTGAACCGGGACCCGCTGCTGGCGCCGGTGCGGGGGGTGTTCGCGGCGCAGGAGATCAAGCCGCAGGCGCGGGTGCTGGCGGGGGACCGGGGGATCGACTGCGCGGTGCTGGACTACGACGCGCTGCGGGGGACGGACGACGGCAAGCTGAAGCTGTTCTGA
- a CDS encoding ABC transporter permease: protein MSYPPQPSAPAPGAPPVPGAAPGPVPGAAPAPGAPLAGGGYSSPIPIVRTHLGHAFASEWTKIRSVRSTMWTLGIMLLLVVGVGFLIALAMGTDEWVGAPLLSGGLFGLMLGQICIVTLGVLVITSEYGTGMIRTTLTASPQRWRVLAAKAVVFFVLAFVLTTAACAITALIHSTVLSGQTVPPYEAQDPMFKDSISDSGELIATGGQWFDATVGAALYVSLLGLLALAVGAILRHSAGAITTMVAFILLPLIIALFMQAESLRDVQRKLIEYSPLSGLASLFGIPFFDDGDMSGWGLLGLLAAVTGGMLLLAFALLSKRDV from the coding sequence ATGAGCTACCCGCCGCAGCCCTCCGCCCCCGCCCCCGGCGCGCCCCCGGTCCCGGGCGCCGCTCCCGGCCCCGTCCCCGGTGCCGCTCCCGCCCCCGGCGCCCCGCTCGCGGGCGGCGGCTACTCCTCGCCGATCCCGATCGTCAGGACGCACCTGGGCCACGCCTTCGCCTCGGAGTGGACCAAGATCCGCTCGGTGCGCTCCACCATGTGGACGCTGGGCATCATGCTCCTCCTCGTCGTCGGCGTGGGCTTCCTCATCGCGCTGGCGATGGGCACCGACGAATGGGTCGGCGCGCCGCTGCTCTCCGGCGGGCTCTTCGGCCTGATGCTGGGCCAGATCTGCATCGTGACGCTCGGCGTGCTGGTGATCACCTCCGAGTACGGCACGGGCATGATCCGTACCACGCTCACCGCCTCGCCCCAGCGCTGGCGGGTGCTGGCGGCCAAGGCCGTGGTGTTCTTCGTGCTCGCCTTCGTGCTGACCACCGCGGCGTGCGCGATCACCGCGCTGATCCACTCGACGGTCCTGAGCGGCCAGACCGTGCCCCCGTACGAGGCACAGGACCCGATGTTCAAGGACTCGATCTCCGACAGCGGCGAGCTGATCGCGACCGGTGGTCAGTGGTTCGACGCCACCGTGGGCGCCGCGCTGTACGTGTCGCTGCTGGGCCTGCTCGCGCTCGCCGTGGGCGCGATCCTGCGGCACTCCGCGGGCGCCATCACCACGATGGTCGCCTTCATCCTGCTGCCGCTGATCATCGCGCTGTTCATGCAGGCGGAGAGCCTGCGGGACGTCCAGCGCAAGCTGATCGAGTACTCCCCGCTCAGCGGGCTCGCCTCGCTCTTCGGCATCCCGTTCTTCGACGACGGGGACATGAGCGGCTGGGGGCTGCTCGGCCTGCTGGCCGCGGTCACCGGCGGGATGCTCCTGCTGGCGTTCGCGCTGCTGTCGAAGCGGGACGTGTAG
- a CDS encoding ATP-binding protein, whose product MDPNTGHGHDDTPEGISPPPGAYPGEPAGTHPDPGDPGAAYPEHDRPGGGYGDGGAGASPGDEPVRPYAAQEGAGAFPGDEDPYGTGAFPGEEPVRPYADEALRPYGDGDAGPEETAESAPGAFPGPLPGAGAGAGTGGKGGGRGLAPAGGARPGPARTARVIAGEYRLTVNPVDGTHAELCPPAERPGPPRRMTAEERAEHRRPPSPPPGPAAPQLPLLERDEIRERLVRLLSRGRSVRLTGPSGSGRTALLEAVAADCAELAPDGVIRLNGRSRTPTDLRYDLCAAVYELTGRRPDPGQLAELLPQIGAVVVLDDAEFGGGALEELLDETPECAYLIAVTPDVAGPTPASYLEEVSLPGLGRAACMQLLERAARLPLGDEERTWAADLWFESEGLPLRFVQAGALLRLAEPGSGAPLPTLAESAAPAALLASQLSEAARTALRFAVALGGVFPHHAQLPALAGEALADTALAELAGCGLVSGGLGRYRLAAGVSAQLRAAGYDLPADGGQDPALTAAQHYAWWSAHRSVTPETVADDADAILAALGGLVTDPEGATASTAVLLARAAAPAFAAALRWSAWERALRYGQEAARKSGEVAAEAYFHHELGVLALCTGNTARARAELEAALALRGAITDRGGEIASRRALALVTHGRGSEAVTTALPAVPAGGAPGVPEAAAVFDEPGEGPERPTVLITPPSRGAETTVTPTVRGPGAEAASASKRNLIAAGAGALLVAVLGTVVTLGMAGGDDPPDRVEVERSAAADDDALPTEEPSSNSPSSESASPSAESSSPEPSSPLTDAAEETSSAPPQSPSSSSPGTPSDSGSSSDGGSSDGDPSNGGGTDNGGGNNGGTTDNGGTTDNGGTTDNGGTTDDGGTTDDGGTTTDDGGTTDNGGTTDDGGTTDNGGTTDDGGTTDGGTTPQGGTTTGTESAASGEADGSPSVEAP is encoded by the coding sequence ATGGACCCGAACACGGGCCATGGACACGACGACACACCCGAGGGCATATCTCCGCCCCCGGGTGCGTACCCCGGCGAGCCTGCCGGCACGCACCCCGACCCCGGGGACCCGGGGGCCGCGTACCCGGAGCACGACAGGCCCGGGGGCGGGTACGGCGACGGGGGTGCGGGGGCGTCGCCCGGCGACGAGCCGGTGCGCCCGTACGCGGCCCAGGAGGGCGCCGGCGCGTTCCCGGGGGACGAGGACCCGTACGGGACCGGCGCGTTCCCCGGTGAGGAGCCCGTACGCCCGTACGCCGACGAGGCCCTGCGCCCGTACGGCGACGGCGACGCCGGCCCCGAGGAGACCGCCGAGTCGGCCCCCGGCGCCTTCCCCGGGCCGCTCCCGGGCGCCGGTGCCGGCGCGGGCACCGGCGGCAAGGGCGGCGGGCGCGGCCTGGCCCCCGCCGGCGGTGCGCGGCCCGGCCCGGCGCGCACGGCCCGCGTCATCGCCGGCGAGTACCGGCTCACCGTCAACCCCGTCGACGGCACCCACGCCGAGCTGTGCCCGCCCGCGGAACGCCCCGGCCCGCCGCGCCGGATGACCGCCGAGGAGCGCGCCGAGCACCGGAGGCCGCCCTCGCCGCCGCCCGGGCCCGCGGCCCCGCAACTGCCGCTGCTGGAGCGCGACGAGATCCGCGAGCGGCTGGTGCGCCTGCTCTCCCGCGGCCGTTCCGTCCGCCTGACCGGCCCCTCCGGCTCCGGCCGCACCGCCCTGCTGGAGGCCGTCGCCGCCGACTGCGCCGAGCTGGCCCCGGACGGCGTCATCCGGCTGAACGGCCGGTCCCGCACCCCCACCGACCTGCGGTACGACCTGTGCGCCGCCGTCTACGAGCTGACCGGCCGGCGCCCGGACCCCGGGCAACTGGCCGAGCTGCTGCCGCAGATCGGCGCGGTCGTGGTGCTCGACGACGCCGAGTTCGGCGGCGGCGCGCTCGAAGAGCTGCTGGACGAGACCCCCGAGTGCGCGTACCTGATCGCCGTCACCCCCGACGTGGCCGGGCCGACGCCCGCTTCGTACCTCGAAGAGGTCTCCCTGCCCGGCCTCGGCCGCGCCGCCTGCATGCAACTCCTGGAGCGGGCCGCGCGGCTGCCGCTCGGCGACGAGGAACGCACCTGGGCGGCGGACCTGTGGTTCGAGTCGGAGGGGCTGCCGCTGCGGTTCGTCCAGGCCGGCGCGCTGCTGCGGCTCGCCGAGCCCGGCTCGGGGGCGCCGCTGCCGACGCTGGCCGAGAGCGCCGCGCCGGCCGCGCTGCTGGCGTCCCAACTCAGCGAGGCGGCCCGTACCGCGCTGCGCTTCGCCGTGGCGCTCGGCGGCGTCTTCCCGCACCACGCGCAGTTGCCCGCGCTCGCCGGCGAGGCGCTGGCCGACACCGCGCTCGCCGAACTCGCCGGCTGCGGGCTGGTCTCCGGCGGCCTCGGCCGCTACCGGCTGGCCGCCGGCGTCTCCGCCCAGTTGCGGGCAGCCGGCTACGACCTGCCGGCCGACGGCGGCCAGGACCCGGCGCTCACCGCCGCGCAGCACTACGCCTGGTGGTCGGCGCACCGTTCGGTGACCCCGGAGACCGTCGCGGACGACGCGGACGCCATCCTCGCCGCGCTCGGCGGCCTCGTCACCGACCCGGAGGGCGCCACCGCCAGCACCGCGGTGCTGCTCGCGCGCGCCGCCGCGCCCGCGTTCGCCGCGGCGCTGCGGTGGAGCGCGTGGGAGCGCGCGCTGCGGTACGGGCAGGAGGCGGCCCGGAAGTCGGGCGAGGTCGCGGCCGAGGCGTACTTCCACCACGAGCTGGGCGTGCTGGCGCTGTGCACGGGCAACACGGCCCGGGCGCGCGCCGAGTTGGAGGCCGCGCTCGCGCTGCGCGGGGCGATCACCGACCGCGGCGGCGAGATCGCCAGCCGGCGCGCGCTCGCGCTGGTCACCCACGGCCGCGGCAGCGAGGCGGTGACGACGGCCCTGCCGGCCGTGCCGGCCGGCGGCGCTCCGGGCGTACCGGAGGCGGCCGCGGTCTTCGACGAGCCGGGCGAGGGCCCGGAGCGGCCCACCGTGCTCATCACCCCGCCGTCGCGCGGCGCGGAGACGACCGTGACGCCCACGGTCCGCGGGCCCGGCGCCGAGGCGGCGTCGGCGTCCAAGCGCAACCTGATCGCCGCGGGCGCCGGGGCGCTGCTCGTCGCGGTGCTCGGCACGGTGGTCACGCTGGGCATGGCCGGCGGCGACGACCCGCCCGACCGGGTCGAGGTCGAGCGGTCGGCCGCGGCGGACGACGACGCGCTGCCCACCGAGGAGCCGTCGTCCAACAGCCCGTCGTCGGAGTCGGCCTCGCCCTCGGCGGAGTCCTCGTCTCCGGAGCCCTCGTCGCCGTTGACGGACGCCGCAGAGGAGACGAGCAGCGCACCGCCGCAGAGCCCGTCGAGCAGTTCCCCGGGCACGCCCTCGGACAGCGGCTCGTCGTCGGACGGGGGGTCGTCGGACGGCGACCCGTCGAACGGCGGCGGCACGGACAACGGCGGCGGCAACAACGGCGGAACCACGGACAACGGGGGCACGACCGACAACGGCGGCACCACCGACAACGGCGGCACCACCGACGACGGCGGCACGACGGACGACGGCGGCACGACGACCGACGACGGCGGCACCACCGACAACGGCGGCACCACGGACGACGGCGGCACCACCGACAACGGCGGCACCACCGACGACGGCGGCACGACGGACGGCGGCACGACACCGCAGGGCGGCACGACGACGGGCACCGAGTCGGCAGCCTCCGGCGAGGCCGACGGCTCCCCGTCCGTCGAGGCGCCCTGA
- a CDS encoding histidine kinase: MTSPRPPLRPHRDDVLLAVVGLLGGVALWALGLHTQGGRPFDDSRLTLIPLAVMCGAELLRRSRPMTALGIATLAVVADQFTWGTLATILMFTDLVYAAVVYGTATAARWIPRAAAGLTVASTLVVLAVFQDRVVILLGVAVGLLTLAPATTGVAVRTHRQAADAARLRAEQTALLAELDRREAVGAERARMARELHDMVANHLSAIAIHATAAQTIDDRKASREALSVIRENSVQGLAEMRRLIGLLRDTADDADGTAAEPAAAPTLDGLAALVEQARTNGAASGLGIVLDDAREPGAALPAPVELAAYRIVQESLTNALKHAAPGEVRVRLAGPEPLTVTVTSPLGDGRQRDGRPGEGPVPRAPGSGAGLIGMEERVALLGGSFSAGPEDGGAQNGGARNDGPQNGGAEHGDGGGKRWAVRAGLPTGENTTAPQRRSHG, encoded by the coding sequence GTGACCAGCCCGCGTCCCCCGCTCCGGCCGCACCGCGACGACGTGCTCCTCGCGGTCGTCGGCCTGCTCGGCGGGGTGGCGCTGTGGGCGCTCGGCCTGCACACCCAGGGCGGGCGGCCGTTCGACGACTCGCGGCTGACGCTGATCCCGCTCGCGGTCATGTGCGGCGCGGAGCTGCTGCGCCGGAGCCGGCCGATGACCGCGCTGGGCATCGCCACGCTCGCCGTCGTCGCCGACCAGTTCACCTGGGGCACGCTGGCCACGATCCTGATGTTCACGGACCTGGTGTACGCGGCGGTGGTCTACGGCACCGCGACCGCCGCCCGCTGGATCCCGCGGGCCGCCGCGGGGCTGACCGTGGCCTCGACCCTCGTCGTGCTGGCCGTCTTCCAGGACCGGGTCGTGATCCTCCTCGGCGTCGCCGTGGGCCTCCTCACCCTCGCCCCCGCCACCACCGGCGTCGCCGTCCGCACCCACCGCCAGGCCGCCGACGCCGCCCGGCTGCGGGCGGAGCAGACGGCGCTGCTCGCGGAGCTCGACCGGCGCGAGGCCGTCGGCGCCGAGCGCGCCCGGATGGCGCGCGAACTGCACGACATGGTGGCCAACCACCTCTCCGCCATCGCCATCCACGCCACCGCCGCCCAGACGATCGACGACCGGAAGGCGTCACGGGAGGCGCTGTCCGTCATCCGCGAGAACAGCGTGCAGGGGCTCGCGGAGATGCGCCGGCTCATCGGCCTGCTGCGCGACACCGCCGACGACGCCGACGGGACGGCGGCCGAACCGGCGGCGGCCCCGACGCTGGACGGGCTGGCCGCGCTGGTGGAGCAGGCCCGTACCAACGGCGCCGCCAGCGGCCTGGGCATCGTGCTGGACGACGCGCGCGAGCCGGGCGCGGCGCTGCCCGCGCCGGTGGAGCTGGCCGCGTACCGCATCGTGCAGGAGTCGCTGACGAACGCGCTCAAGCACGCCGCACCGGGCGAGGTACGGGTCCGGCTCGCCGGGCCCGAGCCGCTGACGGTGACGGTGACCAGCCCGCTCGGCGACGGGCGGCAGCGGGACGGGCGGCCGGGCGAAGGGCCCGTCCCGCGGGCGCCGGGCTCGGGCGCGGGGCTGATCGGGATGGAGGAGCGCGTGGCCCTGCTGGGCGGCTCGTTCTCCGCGGGCCCCGAGGACGGCGGCGCGCAGAACGGCGGCGCGCGGAATGACGGACCGCAGAACGGCGGCGCGGAGCACGGGGACGGGGGCGGCAAGCGCTGGGCCGTCCGGGCCGGGCTGCCCACCGGCGAGAACACCACCGCACCGCAACGGAGAAGCCATGGCTGA
- a CDS encoding SCO5389 family protein, whose amino-acid sequence MSLDVPPALLDQAERGDVDEREFVDCVRTSLPYAWDMISSLVAQLKVDGGAFADNRVPPPDEHARGQLLRALASNAIRGALERHFGVRLAFQNCHRVAVFPLEGTAEEPLARFTSVRAQLLNQSPELRDC is encoded by the coding sequence ATGTCGCTGGACGTCCCACCTGCCCTGCTCGATCAAGCCGAGCGGGGCGACGTCGACGAAAGGGAGTTCGTCGACTGCGTCCGGACCTCGCTTCCCTACGCCTGGGACATGATCAGTTCCCTGGTGGCTCAACTGAAGGTCGACGGCGGCGCTTTCGCCGACAACCGGGTCCCGCCCCCGGACGAGCACGCGCGCGGCCAGCTCCTGCGCGCGCTTGCCAGCAACGCGATACGGGGGGCTCTGGAACGCCACTTCGGCGTCCGGCTGGCGTTCCAGAACTGTCATCGCGTGGCGGTCTTCCCCCTGGAAGGCACGGCAGAGGAGCCGCTGGCCCGCTTCACCTCGGTGCGGGCGCAGTTGCTCAACCAGTCACCGGAGCTGCGTGACTGCTGA
- a CDS encoding 3-hydroxyacyl-CoA dehydrogenase family protein has product MESAGKLAVVGAGLMGSGIAQVAAGAGWDVVLRDLTDEALTRGTDGIKGSYEKFVAKGRLDAATAEQAIARITTTTDLDAAADADIVVEAVFERLDVKQDIFRTLDGLVRDDAVLASNTSAIPLTKIAAVTARPERVVGTHFFSPVPMMGLCELVRGLKTSDDTLARARAFAESTGKTCIVANRDVAGFVTTRLITALVVEAVKLYESGVATAEDIDVACRLGFGHAMGPLATADLTGVDILLHAAENIYTETQDEKFAPPELMRRMVDAGDIGRKSGRGFYEH; this is encoded by the coding sequence GTGGAATCCGCCGGAAAGCTCGCCGTCGTCGGAGCCGGACTCATGGGGTCCGGTATCGCCCAGGTCGCCGCCGGAGCCGGCTGGGACGTCGTGCTGCGCGACCTCACCGACGAGGCGCTGACGCGCGGGACGGACGGCATCAAGGGCTCGTACGAGAAGTTCGTGGCCAAGGGCAGGCTGGACGCGGCCACCGCCGAGCAGGCGATCGCCCGGATCACCACCACCACCGACCTCGATGCCGCCGCCGACGCGGACATCGTCGTCGAGGCGGTCTTCGAACGGCTCGACGTCAAGCAGGACATCTTCCGCACGCTCGACGGCCTGGTCCGCGACGACGCCGTGCTCGCCTCCAACACCTCCGCGATCCCGCTCACCAAGATCGCGGCGGTCACCGCCCGCCCCGAGCGCGTCGTCGGCACGCACTTCTTCTCGCCGGTGCCCATGATGGGCCTCTGCGAGCTGGTACGGGGCCTGAAGACGAGCGACGACACCCTTGCCCGGGCCCGGGCCTTCGCCGAATCCACCGGCAAGACCTGCATCGTCGCCAACCGCGACGTGGCCGGCTTCGTGACGACGCGGCTGATCACCGCGCTCGTCGTCGAGGCCGTCAAGCTGTACGAGTCGGGTGTCGCCACCGCCGAGGACATCGACGTCGCCTGCCGGCTCGGCTTCGGCCACGCCATGGGGCCGCTGGCCACCGCCGACCTGACCGGCGTCGACATCCTGCTGCACGCCGCCGAGAACATCTACACCGAGACCCAGGACGAGAAGTTCGCGCCGCCGGAGCTGATGCGCCGCATGGTCGACGCGGGCGACATCGGCCGCAAGAGCGGCCGCGGCTTCTACGAGCACTGA
- a CDS encoding STAS domain-containing protein yields the protein MPDGAGPDAPAYIKGDHAELTVGGRLDVRSAADARVALHRAVDEGRGDLILDLTGLDSWDATGLGVIMGAHRRAGRADRRLVLRGVPPQMQRLLVATRLHRILTIQ from the coding sequence GTGCCGGACGGCGCGGGCCCGGACGCGCCCGCGTACATCAAAGGGGACCACGCCGAGTTGACCGTCGGGGGCCGCCTCGACGTGCGCAGCGCGGCCGACGCCCGGGTCGCCCTGCACCGGGCGGTCGACGAGGGCCGCGGCGACCTGATCCTCGACCTCACCGGGCTGGACTCCTGGGACGCCACCGGGCTCGGTGTCATCATGGGAGCACACCGCAGGGCGGGACGGGCCGATCGCCGGCTCGTGCTGCGCGGGGTGCCGCCGCAGATGCAGCGGCTGCTGGTGGCCACCAGGCTCCACCGCATCCTCACGATTCAGTGA
- a CDS encoding response regulator transcription factor, whose product MADAAAPPVRILVAEDQQAVRAGLVLILRSAAGLAVVGEAADGEEAVRLARELRPDVVLMDVQMPKLDGVAATRLITAERLADVLVLTTFDLDAYVFGALRAGAAGFLLKNTEATALVEAVRTVARGEGLIAPAVTRRLIAEFAGGRRAPSPDGPDPAVLDVLTRREREVLACLGQGMSNAEVAARLDMAEATVKTHVSRLLAKLELRSRVQAAVLAQELGV is encoded by the coding sequence ATGGCTGACGCCGCCGCCCCGCCCGTCCGGATCCTCGTCGCCGAGGACCAGCAGGCCGTACGCGCCGGGCTCGTCCTCATCCTGCGCTCGGCGGCCGGCCTCGCCGTCGTCGGCGAGGCCGCCGACGGCGAGGAGGCCGTGCGGCTGGCCCGCGAACTGCGCCCGGACGTGGTGCTGATGGACGTCCAGATGCCCAAGCTCGACGGGGTGGCGGCGACCCGGCTCATCACCGCGGAACGACTGGCGGACGTCCTGGTGCTGACGACGTTCGACCTCGACGCCTACGTCTTCGGCGCGCTGCGCGCCGGCGCCGCCGGCTTCCTGCTGAAGAACACCGAGGCGACCGCCCTGGTGGAGGCGGTACGCACCGTCGCGCGCGGCGAGGGGCTGATCGCCCCGGCGGTGACCCGGCGGCTGATCGCCGAGTTCGCGGGCGGCCGGCGGGCCCCGTCGCCCGACGGGCCCGACCCGGCGGTCCTCGACGTGCTCACGCGGCGCGAGCGGGAGGTGCTGGCCTGCCTGGGACAGGGCATGTCCAACGCGGAGGTCGCGGCCCGGCTCGACATGGCGGAGGCCACGGTGAAGACGCACGTCAGCCGGCTGCTGGCCAAGCTGGAGCTGCGCAGCCGGGTGCAGGCCGCGGTGCTGGCCCAGGAGTTGGGCGTCTGA
- a CDS encoding tetratricopeptide repeat protein, with amino-acid sequence MSWRRVITYAGAAVAAALLAVRVKGVLSNPFAPAEPFGQAEKELDKRDRALREEHPDTAALRHRAHYLSEIGDLAGAVEISEQLLAERVRALGEDHPQVLTTRHNLANLRGRAGDAAGAAEAFERLALDMERVHGPDYIYTVESRRAAVRWREEAEGGSQGTE; translated from the coding sequence GTGTCGTGGAGACGGGTGATCACGTATGCGGGAGCGGCGGTGGCGGCCGCGCTTCTTGCGGTGCGGGTGAAAGGAGTGCTGAGCAACCCCTTCGCGCCGGCGGAGCCCTTCGGGCAGGCAGAGAAGGAACTGGACAAGCGGGATCGGGCGCTGCGCGAAGAGCACCCCGACACCGCGGCGCTTCGGCACCGGGCCCACTACCTGAGCGAGATCGGGGACCTGGCCGGCGCCGTGGAAATCTCCGAGCAGTTGCTCGCCGAGCGGGTGCGGGCGCTGGGCGAAGACCACCCCCAGGTCCTCACCACTCGGCACAACCTGGCCAACCTGCGCGGCAGGGCGGGGGACGCGGCCGGTGCCGCCGAGGCGTTCGAACGGCTGGCGCTTGACATGGAGCGAGTGCACGGACCCGACTACATCTACACCGTCGAGTCCCGGCGCGCCGCCGTCCGCTGGCGGGAGGAAGCGGAAGGCGGCAGCCAGGGCACCGAGTGA